The following are from one region of the Desulfonatronum thiosulfatophilum genome:
- a CDS encoding tetratricopeptide repeat protein — protein MSGWIKTFFSSRSTGGERFPGEVHADGLLPPSEDTFSAINELSRVVKNNPDAVEIYLALGNLYRSQGEIERAVHIRQNLILRPGLHPEFKARALYELGRDYKRGGFVDRAFDAFQQARKIAGNNPAINHELARLSADSEEFLQAAKYYGELGNSIAEAHYLVRQAQKECRDNPKSSQIAKWIDRALKVFPGSTEAWLEKLQRVWKGLEKGKPSKILDQAMGQVPEQMRFVLLEGLLTTSREGSCTAGVVSDMNELEDILAILSGYPQDMLLQYYGGLLLLDHGRLEDARIWFEKCLLLDSNFWLARLELLALARKRHDLPRSLDVQLDFFISRAREVKNYACRQCGLKREMVFFVCPRCGAWHSISFRHNLNE, from the coding sequence ATGTCGGGGTGGATTAAAACTTTCTTTTCCTCCAGGAGCACCGGCGGAGAACGCTTTCCAGGCGAAGTGCACGCCGACGGACTTCTCCCGCCCTCGGAGGATACGTTTTCGGCCATCAACGAGCTGAGTCGGGTGGTCAAGAACAATCCTGACGCGGTGGAGATCTACCTGGCCCTGGGCAACCTGTATCGTTCCCAGGGAGAAATTGAGCGGGCGGTGCACATTCGCCAGAATTTGATTCTTCGCCCCGGGCTGCACCCGGAGTTCAAAGCCCGGGCCTTGTATGAACTCGGCCGCGACTACAAGCGCGGCGGCTTTGTGGACCGGGCTTTTGACGCCTTTCAGCAGGCGCGGAAAATCGCCGGCAACAATCCGGCCATCAATCACGAACTGGCCAGACTCAGCGCCGACTCCGAAGAGTTCCTTCAGGCAGCCAAATATTATGGCGAACTCGGGAACAGCATTGCCGAGGCGCATTATCTCGTCAGACAAGCCCAGAAGGAATGCCGGGACAATCCGAAAAGTTCACAGATTGCCAAATGGATCGACCGGGCCCTGAAGGTGTTTCCCGGCTCCACCGAGGCCTGGCTGGAAAAATTGCAACGCGTCTGGAAGGGGTTGGAAAAAGGCAAGCCTTCCAAGATCCTGGATCAGGCCATGGGCCAGGTTCCGGAGCAGATGCGATTCGTCCTTCTCGAAGGCTTGTTGACCACCTCACGGGAAGGCTCCTGCACAGCGGGCGTCGTGAGCGACATGAACGAGCTGGAAGACATTTTGGCCATCCTTTCCGGTTATCCTCAGGACATGCTGCTTCAGTACTACGGGGGGCTGCTCCTGTTGGACCACGGCCGCCTGGAGGATGCCCGGATCTGGTTCGAAAAATGTCTGCTTCTGGATTCCAATTTCTGGTTGGCTCGGCTTGAACTCCTGGCGCTGGCGCGGAAGAGACATGATCTGCCCAGAAGCCTGGATGTCCAGCTGGACTTCTTCATTTCCCGGGCTCGGGAGGTCAAGAACTACGCCTGCCGGCAATGCGGCCTGAAACGCGAAATGGTCTTTTTTGTCTGCCCCCGCTGCGGCGCTTGGCACTCCATCTCTTTTCGTCACAACCTGAATGAGTGA